The nucleotide window gaaatcgttttggttctcaaaggatggacgacaaggttaaggatgactagttctaagtgtcaattggagttgaagagacacttagagtagtttaggactttgtttttcctttggccgtactatgaaggggggtatgaacgggtagcttgacctagttgagtctagtgagttaggtgtggtggacacttgttaaaactagctctaggtagctcctatgaatgcctaagatcctttggagcaaacttcattcacatatgttcgaaagttggaagtgaatggagtgtcaaacactgaccggacgctggctccagtgcgaccggacgctggccgcagggtccggtcagttcatttgactgaggtaatcaagtctggtgtgaccggacgctggaaggtcatgtgaccggacgctgagggccagcgtccggtcgactccagtaagggtccagacttgggaaagagtgaccggatgcgtccggtcagtggtgaccggaccctgagtatccagcgtccggtcgtttacagtaagcatccaagagcgaccggacgcgtccggtcggtactgaccggactctgacagcgttcggtcatcacttgaaaactgtacgcaggttgaactgaccagagcgtccggtcaaaatgatcggagcgtccggtcatcccgcagaagctcataacggttcgtttttcaggctgccttataaatagaagctccactcgtgagtggagtaacttttgctcattccaacagctgagaaagacgtttgtgagtgccaagaagagcaaggtcctagtgaggtgtttgtgatttgagaatccaagagagtagcctcactagcaaatcaagagtagcaaagtgtgcatccatcttctcattaggcttcgcgtggtcaagtgagagttcgtgcttgttactcttggtgatcgccatcacctagacggcttggtggtgattgggagtttggtgttcacccggcggagcttgtgggtgacccaactcaagttgtgagcggctttgggtgattcgccgcgacggagtgtcgaagaatcaacccatagagagcacttgatccttgcgcggatcaagggggagctacacccttgcgcgggtgctccaacgaggactagtggggagtggcgactctccgatacctcggcaaaacatcgccgcgttcctttctctctctatttactttgagcacttactttgagtatttaatttgagcaattcaatacttgttttacattcatagaattgcttggtagagtaagtttggaacataggttgcgaggttgttgtgcatttgtttgatataaacacttttctaggcacaaggggttaattgggctatccgtatgatttgattattgcaagagaatttagaattagcctaattcacccccccccctcttggacatcttgatcctttcagttgtATTTTGGAATAGAGGACTCCGAATTTTGACGTTGGGTATTTAAAATGTTGTTTATTTTTATAACCTAAAACCTAATATTTTGTATGTACAATGCAACATAGTTGTAATTATATAATACTAGAAAATATGCCCGTGTATTGCAACGGAAGATTCATGGTCTTCTATTCTAATGTGTCTTGGAAACCAACTCTGTATCGTGGCTAGATGTGTTTATAACTCATGAGCATCGATCTCGAGTTCAGGTCATGGGCTGGATACTAAACCAATCACAACTCGTATCAATAATTCATAACATACTACTCTTAGGGAAACCAACAAAAATCTTATGCTTGGAGAAGTGGTGAGACAGATGAATTGGTGGAGATAAAGAGAGTAAACAATGAAAATATAGAGAAAAATTCTTTTAATATTGTAAGAATATAGATAGCAAATATGCACGTGTATTACAACGGAAAAAAATCCTTGCATCTCATGAtcatgttaaaaataaaataaaactttaATTATGTAATAATTTTATAGTTTATAATTAGATTTATGGTAAATAGAAAAGTAGATAACTTTTATGTAAAATTACCAAACACAAATCTATGTGTTCACAGCTATGTATTTTACCAAAGTACCAAACATTCATGAAAAATGAGGACtggaatgatatatatatatatatatatatatatatatatatatatatatatatatatatttgctcTTTCTATTAAATTTTAAAGCTATTATTTGTTTTATGATGACTATGATATCCATAatggcccgttcgcttcgctgaaaaacaagccgaaacactgttccggctgatttgttgtgagagaaaaatattgttccagttgaaaaaacaaactgaaaagtacggattataagacaagcgaacatgaccaATATAAACTAATGTTGGTAATAATATGATAATACCCTATAAAGCCTATataaaatttaaaatataaacttgATAAAAAAATTCTAGTGTTACAAAGCacatataaatatttacttgtaaaTATATCATAATTTAATTTCATACTTTACATACAGCTAGATATCAAGTTACTTAATTTTTTGTGTACCCATAAAAATATaattctaatatctgattaaatCAAGCAAGGTAGCAGTTGCTAACGTGTCAAAAGACTGGTCTATCCGCTAATGATTATGACCGAAAGCATCTCTTGATTTTTTTATACGGTAGCCCTCATCTAGGATTGTGTTCGGAAAAAAATATTTATTAGACTAAATTGAATAGCAAACTATTTTAGATTTCAATTCACAGTTTTATTGTTAGACCATCGGCCGAGCAAGGTTATGATGGTAAGATAGATTTTATTTCTAATCAAAACTATATCAATAATTTAGCGGTGAAAAATATATATTTCTTAAAGAAGAGGTTAAAGGTTCAAAGGTGTAtagtattattatattattattgatATTTATGGGAAAACAAAATTAGAAAAGGGAAGTCGAAAACTGATTATTGAAGTGGACGCTGAACTTTCCTTAAAAATTGGGCGCTGCACGTGCGAAAAAAACGGACCAAATCAGTTCGGACATGGACAACTAAGGGCgctttagttccgaaaatttttggcttttggctactgtaacattttcgtttgtatttgataaaaattgttcaattatggactatttaggcttaaaagattcgtcttgccaATTataggcaaactgtgcaattagctattctttttacctacatttaatgcttcatacatgtaccgtaagatttgatgtgacgagaaattttgaaaatttttggtttttaaaCAGGGCCTAACAAAGAAATACATAGCATACCTGACACCAACCAATCCGGACACAGACTGACAGACCTGGACTCACGCACGCAGGTAAACCAAAATCGAATCCAAACTGGAGTAAGATTCCTATTCAGGTTACTACTCAAGATGAGAGATATATTTGGATTAAGATCCTATTTAACCACGTTACCTTATATAAACAGGAGAGCTGTAGACAGACAAACAGTACACATTCACAGAGTTAGTTAGGGAAGGACTGGAAAAAAAAATTGATagagagaaattttgcctctttaatatTAGGCAAAGTTTGCTGGAGAATACCGTAGAAACGTGTAATTGGCTGGCACACACAGTAACGATGAGAATTTACCCGGTACTATTGCAAACTCGTGGTTGTTTACGCGTCGTAACACACCGCGtttattattttattcatttctcAGGTTTCAAGAGAGAATGTGGAATGACTTCTTTACCCACGTCTTCAACCTTCCGCTGTTTATTAATTTTTGTAGTAACACACCACTGTCTTCAACCTCTAGCGACCTCCTGTGGCGAGCAACCCTGGCTAGCGCGgctggggtggcggcggcggtgactcCGCACTCGACCTCGCGTTCAGCATCCTCTCCTCTAGCCAGAGCCTTGCCGTCGACCTCCACAACCGCTTCGAGGCCATgctgatgtggtcatcaagaggCTCGTCTCCGATTCCGGCAAGATGAAGCGAGACACGCCGCCGCCGAAGGTGACGCCGAACGAGGAGCTCATGATCGCACTCGGCCTGCAATGCTCCCATTCGGCTACACCCCGAACCTCGACTCCGACAAGCTATACCCGACGGTCGGTGCCGCCACTGTCACCGCGACGAGCTCAAGAAGTACATGCGGTACAGCATGACGGGCTACTACCACTACtggaatcctcaaatttgccgagtgtttttatatttaccgagtgtatttcttcggacactcggcaaacaagctctttgccgagtgctcagttaaaaacactcggcaaagcggctGATGCTGAAGGGATGCTAGCCGTTGCCGAGGCGCCGTTGCCTCGTGCGCGGTCCCGCTGGGTTTCCAGACCTGGCGTCGTTCCCTGGCCAACGCGGCTGGCATCGCGGCCACCCAGGCTGTGCGTACTCCCTGGCTAGCGTGAAGGATGGGGAGATGCAGTGGCGTGGGTGAGGGCAGGCTGGGCAGCCATGGCTGACTGTTTCAAGGAGGAAGAAAGTCCATTTGCAGAAAGCCCTGTCTTCTCTTTCTATCTATTTCACTGTTCGTTAAGTCTATCAAGTCATCCTGATAATCCTCTATGAATCTTTATATTTTTCAATAAAATCCTAGCCATGCACTTTTGTGCAGTGGTGTGTTACGGTAAATTTCAGTGAATAGTTGAATGTTGAAGACACGGGTATAAACGACATTTCCCCCACCTTCTCCCTCTTGAAACCTAAGAAATGAATAAAATAGTAGGTGCGGTGTGTTACGGCAAACAATCACAAATTTGTAATGGTACTGGGCAAATTCTCGTCATTGCGGTGTGTGCTGGCCAATTACATGTTTCTGCGGTGTCCTCCAGTAAAATTTGCTTtaataatattatatatatagatatatagatatagatatagagatACAGATagagatagatatagatagatagagatagattaatattaggtatagatattgAGGAAATAGTTTCGTATATTCATAAAATCAACCATAACttaattattttaaaatatatATAAGTACCCATTGTTCAAATATGAAAGTGGCAACCATCTAAAACTAGTAAAGAAATTACTCTAAGTAAATGCCCCTCTGCCTTAGCCTTACTGTTACAGTTTCACATTCACAAATTGCAATCGAGTATATATATATTGAAATGGGAAGGCAATTAAAAGTAACTAAATTAACTTACAAACTGGATTCGCACTTGGTGGCTACTCCAATCGAGAATCGACCACAGTAGCAATTCCCAAACCGGCACAGCTGCTCCTgcctaagcctgggcaaaatacccgatacccattacccgtacccgaattatcCGAACCTgaacccgaattacccgaacccgaggtacccgatcccaaattcggatagcgattttgattacccaaaattagtttgggtaattcggataatatcccccggtacccaaactacccgaactacccaaagatttgttttgtctttgtattcatcatgtgttgttagctgaaccatttaacttatcactttattagaatataattctctctatttgaatgagtgactataatatattattctctacaaattgctattgaaattctatacaaattgctgctgaaattatgtatagatcgctactaaaatttagtgtagtttgttgttttctgtaaatttgggtatatcgggtaatacccgaacccgaacctgaattatcgggtacccgaatttgcagGTAGTGTTTTTTCAGAGGTAATATCaggtagcaatttttattacccaAATTTtaaattacccgaattacccgatccgaaaaaatcgggtaaaccgaacgcccaggcttactCCTGCCTCGGACAGTCGGACCCTCTCGGCTGCCCCTGCCCGCCAGCCATGCCGCCGCCCCTAGTTTTGGAAGCAGCAGACGCGCTGCTTCCAAAACGGGGGCCCCGCACTTCCCGTCACGCGCTGGTCGCTTGGTCCCACCCACCTCCCGGCAGGCCAACGCAGCAGGGCACCCAACGCGCGTGCTGCTCGCTCGTAGCCGAACACGGACGCCAAGGCCGCCTCCGGCCGGGCTCCCGTCGCCTTCACGCAGCAGGGCCATCTACAAGGACGACGCCTGCGCGCTCCGCGGCCCGACGCCAGAAGCGCTAGCTCCTTTGCAGCGGCAATGCGGCATGCCGCCGTCTCGATCCGTGCCCCTGACAGGCCAGCCCAGCACGTCTgcacccccgccgccgccgcccgctcccACGCGCGCTGCCGCTGCCACACGTAAAACATGACGTGTTAGGGATAGCGATCCGCGCCCTCCACCCGACCGTTTCTTTTGCTggagaaatgaaatcgggcccaCCTCTCAATGCCCTATAAGCACTGACCTAAACAGGCAGGCGCAGCCCGCAGCCCCCACACTGGTCCTCTCCGACTCTCCGCCGGCGCGCAGCCCCCGCAGCCCTCTCGTCCCCACCCTTCCTCTCCCCTATCCGACGACCGGGCGACGAGCCGCGCGAGGACCATGGCGGAGACGACCGTGAGGAGGTCGAAGCGCATCGCCGCCCAGCGCGTTTCCCTTGCCGGCCCCTCTCCAGCGACCGAGCGACCAGCCGCGCCCGCGACAACCATGGCGGAGACGACCTTGAGGAGGTCCAAGCGCATCGCCCAGCGCGTTGCCCTTGCCGGAGTCAGCCCGAAATGGTACGCGCGCTCTCGCCCTCCGTTCTTCGCTCGCTCAATCCGATTTCCGGTCCATTTCGTCTGTCGCCGAGAGACAACTCGAGATCTGTCCTCCATTTCTGCTCTGTGTATATAGTCGCTTATAAGTACTTTGGCTCGTGATTTTGTCGTCCCCATCGTCGGTGGTTCCCGCGCGAACAGGCGTGACTGGGCTGGCCTGACGTCGCTGGCGGTGGAGACCATCGCCGACCGCCTCCGGGACGGCGACGTGGCGGACTTCATGCGGTTCCGCCTGGTGTGCACGCTATGGATGGCCGGTAGCGGCACCGAGAAGCCCCGTGAACTCGGTGAACGCGTCATCGACCACCGCTTCCACCCTCGCCAGTGGATCCTGCTGACGGAGCCGGCGCCTGAGGCCACGCCCACGCGCCGCAAGCTGCTCAACGTCACCACCCGGAAGATCATCAAGGTCGATCTGCCGGAGCTCGCCGGCCACGCCGTGGTCCCGGGACCGGCCGGGGCGCCGGAGGGCATGCTGGTGCTGCGCGACGAGACGAATCTCGTCGTGCGCCTCCTCAaccccctcacccgccacgtcgTCGACCTCCCGACGCTGCAGACGCTGCAGCCAGCTGACAGCCGCTGGGGCCCCATTCCCTTCGCGTTCCGCGAGGACCACGTGGTAACGGCCGCCGGCTTCGCCGACGCGTCGACCATCGTCGTCTACTTCGGCCACATCAACCAGATAGCCGTGGCCAAGCCCGGAGACGCGCTCTGGACCCTGGTAGGTGGCCTCTACCCCGAGTTCCCGCTGAGATCCACGGCTACCTTCCAGGGCCGCTTCTACTGCGTCGACCGCACCAAGCTCCTGGTGGTGGACCTGGAGCAACGACCACGCCCGCAGCTGGTGGTCGCGGCCAACATGGAGCGACAGTTCCGCACCGTCAGTCTGGTGGACGACGGCGGCAGGCTCATGGCGGTGTGCAGCCGGGATCGGGTTGTACGATTCGATGCCCGTAGGAGCTCATCACTGGAGACACAGATCGAGTTATTCCATGTCGATATGGAGGAGGAAACGCTGTTGCCAATCCTCGACCTAGGTAAACGGGCTATTTTTACCGGACCACGAGGTGCGGTGCTTCTGCCGAGAACCAACTATTACTTCTCTGTTGATCGTGGCACGGTGTACTTCCGGTTTACAAAGTCCCAAAGGCATTTTGGTGCGTTCCATGTTCATAGGCATCACACGGGCTATATAGCTTCAATATGGGGTAGACTTGCGGAGCATGTAGCTTCCTATGCCACCGCTGGTATCAAGTAGTGATGACATATGCTCTGAGAGCACTGTGGCATGTGATGTCATATTATGTGATGTTTTTATTCCTCCGCCGTAAACTGTTGTTGCcttatgatatttatttgatagtAAGGGCATTCGACATTGGATGCTGAGTTCAATATTGTCAATTTGAATTGAGTTGGTGAACTAGTTATTTATCTTGTACTCAACATAATGTTATTGTAATGAACTCTGTCATATGCAAGTTCGTGAAATGGCTTGTTTTCAGATGCTTGCCTTTGTTGGTATGATGATTTTCATGTATATATGTTACCTCTTCGTACAGTATATCATCTATGATTATCACATATAGTCTCACTATATAAAATCAGTTCTATCCATGAGgcactacgggatacagtagctttgtcgagtgccaggggcactcggcaaagcccccaAAACACTATACTCGGCAAAGATCACACAGCGTACATTTTAACGGCAAagagctctttgtcgagtgtcaatcatcgggcactcggcaaagccttttgccgagtgtcaataaacaacactcggcaaaaataaactctcgATAGAAAAAAGTTAACGGGATGGCACGGTGACGgcgcttttgccgagtgcacgacgaaaaaacactcggcaaagtttctaaactttgccgagtgtcaagcccaaaacactcggcaaagtttagacactttgccgagtgtcacgcccaatacactcggcaaacaagcgcgCAACGGCCAGATTTTTATGGTCACTTTACCAAGTGTCCattagaatacactcggcaaagaaggttctcAGAATAACAGAAATTGTCCTCTTTGCCGACTGTTTtgtcttgacactcggcaaagcgaccaataCCCCCTTTTTTTACTAATCTGTCACGTATAACGGACTCctctcaattcacaataaaccatcacaattcacaataaaccatcatcacaggcataattatatgtcacaggcataataaaccatcatcacaattcacaataaactaTCATTACAAttcataataaaccatcatcacaggcataataaaccatcatcacaagtcacaattaagtcacaagtcacaataagcaacaaatgcaaatgcaatcactgcggAGGCCCATGGAACCACTGCGACAAATCCAGGTCTTGAGGTtgattatttgatgccgccgattgattctgcacaaacgAGAAGTGAttacatgtgtgagacaagattaatATTTATATGTGATGCACTTAATATCTAAGGTTCCTTGACACATGGAGATTGCActtaattctacacaaaacatAGAACTATGGAGCCCAAGCTAACCTTAAGAGTTTAGTTGCAATATTGCAAATGCACATGCCCAATATCATCCGGCCGACTCATGGACCAAAACCTATCTAAACAAAGCATCAACACTACCCACGACTCTACATCTCTACCTAGTCACAAAAACATGCAAAGTATTCAATCTAAAGCTTTCTAAGTTATTTTGAGctaacatctaaagttctctaagtcaaagtattcaatctatagtataaggtgtcaagtgactcacatGAGTAGTTGTGGGTGCCTGAGGTGGAGGGAATAGCATCAGTGGTGGTGGCAAAGGTTGACCCATATTCGATGCAAAATTCTACATGTATTGAaacatttggtccatcctcaaccgattttcttcctctatcctctgccgctcggcctctATCCTCTGCTGAATCATATGCTCCATCGTCAGCCgttgttcttcctccatgttctgCCGCTCGGCCGCCACCCTCTGCTGAATCATCTCCTCCATCCTCGCCTCTATCTCCTCTCGTTGCTTCGTTTCTGCTTCCACCCGGGCCtataatatttcatcccaatgttacaatgtaaagctaaagtacgtaacaatcaacgaacgatgaataaaacagaaataacctggagAGCCTCCATCTGGAATTGTGTAGTGGTTGGTCGTGGGCGTATTGCCGGGcttgagctcgtgctccttgctcgaatctgggagagagtgggagtagaggccgtgtcgatagTACTGTCGACAATCCagtaccggccatgcttcttgtctcctcccaccctcatcacgatttctccatcaagatcctaggtgctcggatcaAACTCTGGCCCATGAACCTCCATTGCCATCGCTGTGTACTTAGTGACGCGACTGTGGATGCTGGGATCGCTGTATGCCtcaggcgggtcctccgggttgaagtcgatgtttaccgtcgccttgccctttttggacagaacccatgccttgatcggagtagagcatggaaactaaccgcatctacacatcctcggactgtccaaaaaatatgaataattcgaaacagatacggttatagatatgcaaagatctgcatatttccaaccgtatctctttcgaacgggagacgcctaggttacgtgatatacgaacatgatacgGAAAGAATGGTCTTTTATGCCTCACCTTGTTGTCCTACAAAGTGACGAGTCAAGGACGTTGCAATATCCTCTTCTGCAATAaaaggaacataatagtgtcaaatctaaatttcGACAGCATcttccctgcacggggaggtCTCCAAAACCTGCAATAAAtaaaacggcacgatggccgacaaccacatacactcggcaacaaatggcacgatggccgacaaccacatacacatcttATACCTTGCAAAACGACGGCAAGTTGTGGGGCGGCGGGAGGGCAAGGTGGAACCAGGCAGCAGGGCGAGGCAGGGAGCGGCGGCAAAAACCTGCAAGTTGAAGATAATAGAGAACCAAATGCATCGGGTCAGTAAGTGTATAGCGAGATCATTAAAAGAATGGCAATCATTGGCATGGAAATATGCTCAAGTTAATAGTACAACATCATAGGCATTGATCAAAATTTATTGTCTTAATAGTGAGATTACATCATCTTAAATTAGCATCTCAAAATAGTCACATGACTTGAGTGCCTTGTACGTGTACATATACACCATGAGTCAATACAGAACTTGAGTTGGCTCTCATCTCTCTCGTTTCTCACTCGTTCAGTGAGATGTAAACCGTCCAAAATAATAAATGTGATTACTCAAAAAATTGGTTTGGCTCACCGATACTCAAATCCCTTAGACATACTAAGCATTTTTCTATAACTTAGGCAAGTTCAAAGGAGTTTGACTTAGAAGaaactaaaatatcttatattttAAAACATCTAATATATATCTTTAGAGCTCACAATTGGCACTCAACAGCTAATATATAATGATTGCAATGCTATGAGCAATAAATTACTATGAGAAAATACAATGCTTCTCAAATCTGGTTCAGCAATTAtaacatatatatgcaacaatttCAACATTTGTTCTTTGCAAAAATCTCTTAAAGACAATACTTGGCATTAAACACATTGCAAATTCATGACAAAATGAGGCCAAATTCATGTCCTAATTATAGTGATGAGAGAAATACCTGCGGCAAGGGGCGGTGCAGGGGGGCCGCCGGGGCGCCGCCCGCTGGGGGAGGGTGGAGGCGGGCTCCCGGGGCAGCGGCAGGGGGCGGTGCAGGGGACAGGGGGCCACCGGGGCGCCGATAGCTGAGGGAGGGTGGCGGCGGGGTCCCTGGGCGGCGGCGGGGTCCGCATGGGGCGGCGGTGGGGTCCTGGGGAGGCCGGCGGGGGttcagggcggcggcggcggtg belongs to Miscanthus floridulus cultivar M001 chromosome 4, ASM1932011v1, whole genome shotgun sequence and includes:
- the LOC136549230 gene encoding uncharacterized protein is translated as MVRALSPSSLISTLARDFVVPIVGGSRANRRDWAGLTSLAVETIADRLRDGDVADFMRFRLVCTLWMAGSGTEKPRELGERVIDHRFHPRQWILLTEPAPEATPTRRKLLNVTTRKIIKVDLPELAGHAVVPGPAGAPEGMLVLRDETNLVVRLLNPLTRHVVDLPTLQTLQPADSRWGPIPFAFREDHVVTAAGFADASTIVVYFGHINQIAVAKPGDALWTLVGGLYPEFPLRSTATFQGRFYCVDRTKLLVVDLEQRPRPQLVVAANMERQFRTVSLVDDGGRLMAVCSRDRVVRFDARRSSSLETQIELFHVDMEEETLLPILDLGKRAIFTGPRGAVLLPRTNYYFSVDRGTVYFRFTKSQRHFGAFHVHRHHTGYIASIWGRLAEHVASYATAGIK